Proteins encoded by one window of Cannabis sativa cultivar Pink pepper isolate KNU-18-1 chromosome 4, ASM2916894v1, whole genome shotgun sequence:
- the LOC115714597 gene encoding uncharacterized protein LOC115714597, with amino-acid sequence MGSRLGRRVVHFANLPIKLLMPTTFNNITEIALKTIPSASKIEIKRVLESLYGFEVEKVQTLNMEGKKKKRGGILIAKPDYKKAYVTLKNPLSISPDLYPIRIIEEEKRQMSKQSKSSVVEEGETKRHWLDGKKEDQTHTQTQRYRPGRFRPERVRPERTSSVSRGESEAKFPWSSMRSSGAGAR; translated from the coding sequence ATGGGAAGCAGACTCGGTAGAAGAGTAGTTCACTTCGCTAACCTACCCATCAAACTTCTCATGCCCACTACTTtcaacaacatcacagaaaTCGCTCTCAAGACCATTCCTTCCGCTTCCAAGATCGAAATCAAGCGCGTTCTCGAATCCCTCTACGGATTCGAGGTCGAGAAAGTCCAAACACTAAACATGGAAGGAAAAAAGAAGAAGCGCGGTGGCATTTTGATCGCCAAGCCCGACTACAAGAAGGCCTACGTTACTCTCAAGAACCCTCTCTCTATCTCGCCGGACCTTTATCCCATTCGGATTATCGAGGAGGAGAAGCGGCAGATGAGTAAGCAGTCGAAATCCAGTGTGGTCGAGGAAGGAGAGACCAAGAGACATTGGCTTGATGGGAAGAAGGAGGATCAAACTCACACACAGACTCAGAGATATAGGCCTGGCAGGTTTAGGCCCGAGAGGGTTAGGCCCGAAAGGACTTCTTCCGTCAGTCGCGGTGAGAGCGAGGCTAAGTTCCCATGGAGCAGCATGAGGTCTTCTGGTGCTGGAGCTAGGTAg